A section of the Styela clava chromosome 9, kaStyClav1.hap1.2, whole genome shotgun sequence genome encodes:
- the LOC144427225 gene encoding uncharacterized protein LOC144427225, translating into MAGRADNHPKLSSRNDTDKRLHFSWCYLFSSYQLVYIDLLKQITPSTRVCGNHFRPEDIYETPSGRRRLHHNSVPSKFSWTKLIAERPLPNRLRTTDATVPSSRTSSLSFNHTNPTQVVHNYCIVVKTAEKKLEQALKEIENIKTQVSKLSISKFGMERFKASSCMIKYYTGFSSYCLLIDFFNILLDCAFNTMVCCKRRRRFTYDEALRSSKIALLGVHVERAIGRVKEYQLFEGRIPLSKLGTVNQLWTVAY; encoded by the exons ATGGCTGGTCGTGCAGACAATCATCCGAAATTGAGCAGTAGAAACGATACTGATAAGAGA CTTCACTTTAGTTGGTGTTATTTATTCAGTTCGTATCAGCTAGTTTATATTGACTTATTAAAACAGATTACACCAAGCACGCGAGTTTGCGGCAACCATTTCAGACCCGAAGACATTTATGAGACGCCTTCTGGTCGACGCCGTTTGCACCACAACTCAGttccatcaaaatttagttGGACAAAGTTAATTGCAGAGAGACCACTGCCAAATAGACTGAG AACCACTGATGCCACTGTACCAAGCAGTCGGACCAGCAGTCTGAGTTTTAATCACACTAATCCTACTCAAGTGGTTCACAACTACTGCATTGTAGTGAAAACAGCTGAAAAAAAACTTGAGCAAGCTTTGAAAGAAATTGAGAATATAAAAACTCAAGTTTCAAAGCTGTCAATATCTAAATTCGGTATGGAACGTTTCAAGGCGTCAAGCTGCATGATTAAATATTATACTGGCTTTAGTTCTTATTGTTTATTGATTGACTTTTTCAACATATTGTTGGACTGTGCTTTTAACACTATGGTCTGCTGTAAGCGAAGAA GGCGGTTCACATATGATGAGGCATTGCGGTCCAGCAAGATTGCTTTACTTGGAGTCCACGTAGAACGAGCAATCGGAAGGGTGAAAGAATATCAGTTATTCGAAGGCAGAATACCACTGAGTAAGCTAGGAACAGTTAATCAACTATGGACTGTTGCTTATTAA